One Anatilimnocola floriformis genomic window, ACACTGCCGGAACGCATCGCCAAGGTGACTGCTGCGGACTATTCCGATCATATTTTGAAGCTGCTGGATAATCCAGTTGATATATGGCAGCATCCGTTCGAGAATCAGCTGTCAGAAGCTGCGAAGCATGTAGTCTTGTGCCTCGCGACCTGTGGAACAATGTGTGATATTCAAGAATTGCGGAGTGTTTTTGAAGCGACGTACCTGGCTGCTGCCACCAAGTACAATTTTTCTACGAAGCCGGGAGACTTTGAGAAAGCACTTGACGAGCTAGAAGGGAACTTTACGAACGTGCATGGTGTTGGAAACTTACGGAGTGTGGCATTTCACAATCCATCTGTGCTGGACTTCGTAGGGGGATTTCTTCGGTCACAGACTGCTTACTCTATTGGCATCTGCGAGAATGTGCAGTTTTTTGAACAGGTGAATCGGCTTGCCCTATCGCTGTCTACCGGTGCATGGGGATCGGTGGCCAACTATCACAATCTCAACGCTGCAATTCCTCTTGCGGAGGCGTTCATACGCGCGTTTCACAAAATCCCCATGAAGAATATCAGATTTATTCAAAACGCGGGCCAAGTGATCGGAGTACAGGAAGGAACTCCGAAGATTGACTATATCGAGCGGCTGCACTTCGGCGCTCAATTGGCTGGTGGCCCCCAAAAATCGAAGATGCTGCCCGCACTGCTCGCGTTCTCTGGCGAAGTGATCCCTGGGAAGCTGCGCGAGGGATACACTTCCGCTGAGGCTTGTCTTGATCTGCTTTCAATAATGACACCCGCGCGATGGTTCGGCCACCAGGACGCCACTTCGTTCGACGCAATAGTGATTGATTTTGCACTAGACAACACGGGCTCTGTGGGGGAATGCGTCGAGTTGCAGAGTTGGTTGCTGTCACATGGAGATGCGCTGACGGAAAAGTCCAAAGATGAACTGCTGGAACGCGTCTACGATCTTGCGTGCGAGTGTGTGTCAGATCAAGCGAGTGAGGCGACCACACCGGCAGATGTGGAGGGGCTTATGGGAGAAATGGAGGAAATCTGGGACGGTGCGGGCATTTCGGAGGACGGTAGATACTCGTTGCGCAGTAGTCTCTACGAACGGATTGACGAGATAAAAGATCGCGACAGACAGCGGCACGACGCTGAGGATGGCTATTGGGGCCATTCAGGCGGCGGAGGTGGAGCTACCGGGATTGATGGGATTTTCGACTCACTGCGAGACTAGGCTTCTCCCGCGGCGATGTTGCGCGTGGTTGGTGCCAGTCGGCCCACGGACCGAAGTAA contains:
- a CDS encoding nSTAND3 domain-containing NTPase, giving the protein MYDFTSLSPTEFQDLSCDLLSKQEGVNFHTYSQGRDKGIDFRHTTRKLTDWIGQCKHWRRSDFSTLYSKLKSSELPKVQKLKPERYFLTTSVSLTPQNIDSLFELFSPHCQSKNDIYGCEQLNDLLRLFPEVNKQHYKLWLTSAELIAHLVSNESFNYKMLTEAQIKRHLELCVYTEDFRKALQKLEASRVCILTGTPGVGKTTLAHMLAARYMQEGWELVVGSQNVSELLKSLDRSPDKRQILLYDDFLGTTTLGDKLAAKEDAPLISLMRHVSADSSKRFILTTREYILATARQTHERLASEDLSIYKFVLQCSGYSPLEKAKILANHLFFNGVPSTHIDAVIDSKTYWNVINHRNYTPRIIQIVTLPERIAKVTAADYSDHILKLLDNPVDIWQHPFENQLSEAAKHVVLCLATCGTMCDIQELRSVFEATYLAAATKYNFSTKPGDFEKALDELEGNFTNVHGVGNLRSVAFHNPSVLDFVGGFLRSQTAYSIGICENVQFFEQVNRLALSLSTGAWGSVANYHNLNAAIPLAEAFIRAFHKIPMKNIRFIQNAGQVIGVQEGTPKIDYIERLHFGAQLAGGPQKSKMLPALLAFSGEVIPGKLREGYTSAEACLDLLSIMTPARWFGHQDATSFDAIVIDFALDNTGSVGECVELQSWLLSHGDALTEKSKDELLERVYDLACECVSDQASEATTPADVEGLMGEMEEIWDGAGISEDGRYSLRSSLYERIDEIKDRDRQRHDAEDGYWGHSGGGGGATGIDGIFDSLRD